In the Orenia marismortui DSM 5156 genome, one interval contains:
- a CDS encoding ATP-binding protein translates to MATRQIIEIDEDKCNGCGLCVTGCHEGALQIVNGKAKLVNESFCDGFGDCIGECPTGALVITEREAKEFDLDATAEHVRSLRGEEAVEEMMEAQKEHEANNSDSSSNHSSGGCPGSRMRVMKKAKGGCPGKQMKVMDKDSKDNNNVEIQSELQQWPVQIHLVPPMAPYFKNADLLITADCVPIAYANYHQKLLKGKAVAMGCPKLDDGQAYVNKLTSIIANNDLNSITVARMEVPCCGGMVRIAEEAVRKAESDLEVEIVTISIDGELKN, encoded by the coding sequence ATGGCTACAAGACAGATTATTGAAATTGATGAAGATAAATGTAATGGTTGTGGTTTATGTGTAACAGGTTGTCATGAAGGAGCATTACAGATTGTGAATGGTAAGGCAAAGTTGGTAAATGAGAGTTTTTGTGATGGCTTTGGTGATTGTATAGGTGAATGTCCAACAGGTGCTTTAGTTATTACAGAACGGGAAGCTAAAGAGTTTGACTTAGATGCAACGGCAGAACATGTTAGAAGTTTAAGAGGTGAAGAGGCAGTAGAAGAAATGATGGAAGCCCAAAAAGAGCATGAAGCTAATAATTCTGATTCATCTTCAAATCATAGTAGTGGAGGCTGTCCAGGAAGTAGAATGAGAGTAATGAAGAAGGCTAAGGGTGGATGTCCAGGTAAGCAAATGAAGGTTATGGATAAAGATTCAAAGGATAATAATAATGTAGAAATTCAATCTGAATTACAACAATGGCCAGTTCAAATTCACTTAGTACCTCCAATGGCTCCATATTTTAAAAATGCCGATTTATTAATTACCGCTGATTGTGTTCCAATTGCTTATGCAAATTATCATCAGAAATTATTAAAAGGAAAAGCAGTAGCAATGGGCTGTCCGAAGCTAGATGATGGGCAGGCTTATGTAAATAAATTAACCTCTATTATTGCAAATAATGATTTAAATAGTATTACTGTGGCTCGGATGGAAGTTCCTTGCTGTGGTGGAATGGTAAGAATTGCAGAAGAAGCAGTTAGAAAAGCTGAATCAGATTTAGAAGTAGAAATTGTTACAATTAGTATTGATGGTGAGCTGAAAAATTAG
- a CDS encoding UvrB/UvrC motif-containing protein → MNSYEESWIFKTRRANLEFELAAQIRDEIKELRNKL, encoded by the coding sequence TTGAACTCTTACGAAGAGTCTTGGATTTTTAAGACTCGTAGGGCGAATTTAGAATTTGAGTTAGCGGCACAGATTCGCGATGAAATTAAAGAATTAAGAAATAAGTTGTAA
- the uvrB gene encoding excinuclease ABC subunit UvrB, whose product MPNFKLVSEYSPKGDQPKAIEKLVSGMEEGMKEQTLLGVTGSGKTFTIANVIEEVKKPTLVIAHNKTLAAQLCSEFKEFFPENKVGYFVSYYDYYQPEAYVPQTDTYIEKDASINEEVDKMRLSATSSLFERDDVIIVASVSCIYGLGNPADYLDLTCYLERGMIKDRSDIIRELVGIQYKRNEIDFARGTFRVKGDVIEIIPAYEDKAYRVELFGDEIDQIKEINTLTGEILGNLGELTIYPASHFVTPEDKIERALEEIERELGERLEELRSEGKLLEAQRLEERTKYDMEMMSEVGFCSGIENYSRHLEGRASGSRPQTLLDYFPDDFLLVIDESHKTVPQIGGMYAGDRSRKERLVEYGFRLASALDNRPLKFNEFESLINQVVYISATPADYELQRSKQVVEQIVRPTGLIDPEIEVRPIKNQIDNLLGEINQVITRNERVLITTLTKRMAEDLTDYLEKSGIKVRYLHSDIDTIERLEIIRDLRLGKFDVLVGINLLREGLDIPEVSLVAILDADKEGFLRSTSSLVQTIGRAARNANGRVIMYADKMTDSMKEAIGETNRRRQLQMDFNEEHNIIPQTIKKKVREVLRPVDMVVESREDYKLDEEELEEMSEAEILREIAELEEEMEEAAKDLEFELAAQIRDEIEELRTKL is encoded by the coding sequence ATGCCTAATTTTAAGCTGGTTTCAGAGTATTCTCCTAAAGGCGACCAACCTAAAGCAATTGAAAAATTAGTTTCAGGCATGGAGGAAGGAATGAAGGAACAGACATTATTAGGGGTAACTGGTTCAGGAAAGACATTTACTATAGCAAATGTAATCGAGGAAGTAAAAAAGCCTACCTTAGTTATAGCCCATAATAAGACTTTGGCTGCACAATTATGTAGTGAATTTAAGGAGTTCTTCCCTGAAAATAAAGTGGGATACTTTGTTAGTTATTATGACTATTATCAACCAGAAGCCTATGTACCACAAACAGACACTTATATAGAAAAGGATGCTTCAATTAATGAAGAGGTTGATAAGATGAGATTATCGGCAACTAGTTCTTTATTTGAGCGTGATGATGTAATTATTGTAGCTAGTGTCTCCTGTATTTATGGATTGGGTAATCCAGCTGATTATTTAGATTTGACCTGTTATTTAGAAAGAGGAATGATTAAAGATCGAAGTGATATAATTCGTGAGTTGGTAGGGATTCAATATAAAAGAAATGAGATTGATTTTGCCCGAGGGACTTTTAGGGTGAAAGGTGATGTTATAGAAATTATTCCAGCGTATGAAGATAAGGCATATCGAGTTGAATTATTTGGAGATGAGATTGATCAAATTAAAGAGATTAATACTTTGACAGGTGAAATTTTAGGTAATTTAGGTGAATTGACAATTTATCCTGCTAGCCACTTTGTTACTCCAGAAGATAAGATTGAACGTGCTTTGGAAGAAATTGAAAGAGAGTTAGGAGAGAGGTTAGAAGAGTTAAGAAGTGAAGGGAAGTTATTAGAAGCTCAAAGATTAGAAGAAAGAACTAAGTATGATATGGAGATGATGTCAGAAGTAGGGTTCTGTTCTGGGATAGAGAATTATTCTCGACATTTAGAAGGAAGGGCTTCTGGTTCTAGACCACAAACTTTACTTGATTATTTTCCTGATGATTTTTTATTAGTCATTGATGAATCTCATAAAACTGTTCCTCAAATTGGAGGGATGTATGCAGGGGATAGATCTAGAAAAGAAAGATTGGTAGAGTATGGTTTTCGCTTAGCTTCTGCTTTAGACAATCGCCCTTTAAAATTCAATGAATTTGAAAGCTTGATTAACCAAGTTGTATATATTTCTGCTACACCAGCAGATTATGAGCTTCAAAGAAGTAAGCAGGTTGTAGAACAGATTGTTCGTCCAACTGGTTTGATTGATCCAGAGATAGAGGTAAGACCTATTAAAAATCAAATTGATAACTTGCTAGGTGAGATTAATCAAGTAATTACTAGAAATGAAAGGGTATTAATTACAACCTTAACTAAAAGAATGGCAGAGGATCTAACAGATTATTTAGAAAAGTCAGGAATTAAAGTTAGATATCTTCATTCAGATATAGATACTATTGAAAGATTAGAGATTATTAGAGATTTACGTTTAGGTAAATTTGATGTTTTGGTGGGTATTAATCTATTGAGAGAAGGATTAGATATTCCTGAAGTGTCTTTAGTCGCTATTTTAGATGCAGATAAAGAAGGTTTTTTACGTTCAACTTCATCTTTGGTTCAAACAATTGGACGAGCTGCTCGTAATGCTAATGGTAGAGTGATTATGTATGCTGATAAGATGACCGATTCAATGAAAGAAGCTATTGGAGAGACTAACCGTCGTCGTCAGTTACAGATGGATTTTAATGAAGAACATAATATTATTCCTCAGACTATTAAGAAGAAGGTTAGAGAGGTACTTCGTCCAGTTGATATGGTAGTTGAAAGTAGAGAAGATTACAAGCTAGATGAAGAAGAGCTAGAAGAGATGTCAGAAGCAGAGATTTTAAGGGAGATAGCAGAATTAGAAGAAGAGATGGAAGAAGCAGCGAAGGATTTGGAGTTTGAACTTGCAGCTCAGATTAGAGACGAGATTGAAGAATTACGCACTAAACTATGA
- a CDS encoding UvrB/UvrC motif-containing protein — protein MLKTRRKNLEFELAAQIRDEIEELRTKL, from the coding sequence ATTTTAAAAACTCGTAGGAAGAACCTTGAGTTTGAACTGGCAGCTCAGATAAGGGACGAGATTGAGGAGTTACGCACTAAACTATGA